Sequence from the Bacillus thuringiensis genome:
TGAACAATGTATAAAGCCTTATTACAGATGAAATGTAGTAGGGCTTTTCTTTATTTTAGTGAAATGAAACAATTGTATTAGGCTCTACAACTACTAAGTTAGACAGGACATTACGATTATTAAATTGAATAGATACCATAAAAGGAGCGTGATAATTAAAATGAAAATAGTAAAACAGTGGGTCCAGGAAGATAGTGATTACATAAGAGAAAAAGTAATTGAATATAATCAAAAACATATTTTAGATGAAGAAAAAAAACTTTCAGAAAAAATTAGTTTTATAGTGAAAAATGAAAATGAAGAAATAGTAGGCGGTATAACTGCAATTACATTTTGGCACCACGTACATGTTGATTTCCTGTGGGTTTCTGAAGAATATAGACACGAAGGCTATGGAACTAAGTTAATAAAACTTATTGAAGAATTTGCAATTGAAAAAGAATGTAGGCTAATCAATTTAGATACTTTTAGCTTTCAAGCACCGGATTTTTATAAGAAGCATGGGTATAGAGTAATTGGAGTGAGTGAAGATTACCCGAAAGGACACAATCATTACTATTTAGAAAAAAGGTTATCAAGTATATAGAATATAGAATCCAAAATTGAATCAATCATAGCATAAAGAGCGTACGTTGAATGATCATCTTCAAAATACGCTCTTTTTATATAGAAATGAAGGGTATTGATTATAAACTTTGCAAAGAGCAGTTAAATGAAATACTCAATTAACTTTTTTATATTTTAAAGCGATTAAATGGTAGAATGTAAAAAGACAGAAAATTCCTATTGTTAGAGGTGGACTTAGATGAAAAAAGTAAATGTTACATATGCGCTTTTATACGATAAAACGAACGAAAAGATCTTAATGGTAAAAAACAAAGGGGAAAATGGTTCTTATTACACATTACCAGGTGGCGCAGTTAAATTTGGGGAAACATTAGAAGAGGCAGTAATTCGGGAAGTGAAAGAAGAAACAGGGTTACATATATGTGTAAAAGGGATTTGTTACATTAGCGAAGCTTTTTTCGAGGAGAGAGGACACCATGCAATATTCTTTAATTTTTTAGGTGAAATAATTGGCGGGGAAACAAATATAACAAGGCCAAAAGAAATTGAAGAGATTACTTGGATGGAATTACATGTAGCAGCACCGCATTTACGTATTCCGGAACATTTGCTAAATATGTTAAAAAAGAAAGAAACGGTACCTTACGTTTTTAATGGAACTATCGTTCATCAATCTTCATAAAAATATTATTTCATTTTAGGCGGGGGAAAAAATGGAGTTTATCGTTAATCACAAACATTTCACACAAGCACTTTCAGATGTAAGTAAAGCCATATCGACAAAAGCTTTCATTCCTATATTATCTGGCATAAAAATAACAGCAGATCAATCTGGTATTACTTTAATCGCAAGTAACTCGAATATTTTCATCGAAAAATTTATACCAAGTTCCATAGAAGACGAACGAATTACGACTATCTTAAAAGCAGGAACTATTGTTGTACCTGCAAAATACTTTATTGAAATTATAAAGAAAATGCCAAGCGATGTATTAATAAAAAGTCAGAATGAGCAAACAATTACCATACAGTCAGAAGAAATTACTTTAAACTTAAATGGCTTTCCAGCAAATGAGTTTCCTAACGTACCACAAATAGACGATCATGCAGAAATAAAAATAGAAACGAAACAATTGATTGATGCGTTTAAACAAACAGTCTTTGCAGTAGCAAAAAATGAATCTAGACCCGTTCTTACCGGAGTACATATCGAGTTAGACCATAATAAATTAATTTGCGCTGCAACTGACTCTCATAGACTAGCTATACGTGAAACACTAATTTCTACTAATATGAAAGCGAATTGTATTGTACCAAGCGCAACCATTAATGAGCTTTTAAAATTAATGAACAGCAATTTAGAATTCGTTTCTATTTATCTTTCAGAAAGTCACATTATTTTTACATTCGGCACAACTACATTATATTCAAGACTAATCGAAGGGAAATATCCTAATATTTCTACACTCATTCCAAATGAATTTCAAACTGTTATTAACATAGATAGAAAAAATATATTACAAGGTGTAGATCGTTCAAGTTTATTAGCAAGTGAATGGGCGAATAACAACGTCAACTTAGAAATCATCAATGAATCCACTATTAAAGTTTCTTCTAATGCTTCTCAAATCGGAAAAATATCTGAGACACAACAAATAGATACCATTCGTGGTGAAAAACAATTAAATATATCTTTCGATGGACGTTTTATGGTTGAAGCCTTGAAGGCAATAAAAGAAGAAACAATTACTTTAAGCTTTGGTGGCTCTATGAGACCGATATTGATTGAGGCAGGAGAACAATCTGCAATAGTACATCTTATATCACCAGTAAGAACTTATTAGGAACAAAGGAAGGTATCACATTATGTACAAGCATACATTATGTTTTATTAAACGAAATGAAGAAATACTGATGCTAAATAGGGAATATGACCCTGTAAAAGGACTATGGAATGGGGTAGGAGGAAAAATAGAAAAGGGAGAAACACCTTTAGAGAATGCGATTCGCGAAATAAAAGAAGAGACTAATATAGAAATTAAGCAGGACCAAATCCAATTTAAAGGCATTATTAAATGGGAGGATTCTTCATATTCTGGCGGTATGTATGTTTATCTAGTAGAGCTACTTGACAAATTTACATATCACACTCCAAAAAAAGTTACTGAAGGAATTCTAGATTGGAAAGAGATTTCTTGGATTCTTAGTGATTATAATTACGGTGTAGGAGAGATGATACCTAAATTTTTAGTTGAAGTGCTCCACAATGAATTAATATTAGAGCACAATTTTGTTTTATCTAATCATAAATTAATAGATTATAGGAATAAAGAATTAGCTAAGCAGGACAGCTCTATAGATAATATAATTCAATTATAAAAAGTAAGAATTGTAATCTATCATACACAGCAAAGTAATTATCACCTAAATATAAAAGCCATAGATTATTCGAAGAGTAGCTAAGGAGAAAATTTATATGAGGATGAGTGTGATGAAGAAAATAATTATTTTACTTATAGGTATCGTTCTAATTACTATTGCTTTTTATCAATACAACAAAAAAGAAGGTTTAGCTAAAAATGATAAGGTGTATGTAGAGGAATTTAAAGGTAAAAATGATTCAAACAAAATACAATCTGCTATTAATAAAGCAGAGTCAGGTAAAATTAAAACTGTATTGCTTGATGATAAAAAATATAAAATCACGTCACCGATCGTTATTAAAAAAGGTGTAAAATTATTATTTGGTTATGGAACACAATTTGTCGTTGAGGGAAACTTTAGGGTTCTTGAGCTAGAAAAGAATGCTTCTATAGAAGGAGCATATATAGCTATCGATGATCCCAAGTTCAATTCAGAAGTAATCTATTTGGATGGAAAAAATAAGTACTATAACACTTGGCACAAAACACAAATAAAAGATATAAATATTATCAATTGGACAGAAACGAATAAAGGTACCGGCATTTCTTTGTATTCTGGTGGGAAGGAAAATGAAATTTCATATATTAATTTTGAAAATATAAAAGTTGTAGGGATGGAAACGGGGTTAAAATTAGTAGCAAAGAAACCACAATCTGGACATGCATGGATAAATGCCAACCGTTTTATGAACTTCTCTCTTGAAGATTGTGTAAATATGATTTATTTGGATAGTAATGTAACAATACCAAATGAAATTAGCGGGAACCAATTTACAAACCTTCAAATACAGCCTTCAAATAAAACGAAAAGTATTGTAAGGGTAAGCGGACAGCATAATGAGATTCATGGAATGGTGTGGGATTTGAATAAAATAAAACATGAAAACGAACTTATTGAACTAACTGATAAAAGCATGAATACAATTATTGAAATGTCCAGTATACCAGCAAATAGAGTTTTAGATAGTGGGAAAGCAAATATAGTGAAATAAGCATTAAAACAAAAATAGAGCGAATTCCATATAAGAGAGTTCGCTCTATTTATATTTATAATTATATTTTTCTCCACCAAGCTGATGAAGGATAGTCTTTAGATTTTAACGTAATAGATTCACCAATTTGAGGCGTTGTAACTTTAACTCCTAAACGGTTCGCTTTTTTCGTAACACGTTCTATCGGGTCACTCCATTCGTGTAATGCTAATGTAAAAGCACCCCAATGAATCGGAAGAAGTAACTCTCCTTTTACATCAATATGAGCTTGTACCGTTTCTTCAGGCAACATATGAATCGCAGACCACCTGGGATCATATTGTCCACATTCCATTAACGTAAGATCAAATGGACCGTATTTATCACCAATTTCCTTAAAGTGAGGGGCATAACCGCTATCACCACTAAAGAAAACTTTAGTTTCTTGACCAAGAATAAGCCATGAACACCATAACGAACAATCTCTATCTGTCATACTTCGTCCAGAGAAATGTCTTGCAGGAGCACAAACTAACTTAATATTATCAAACGTAATTTCATCCCACCAATTATGTTCACTAATTTTATTAGGTGAAACACCCCATTTAATAAGATATTGTGCAACTCCAGTCGGAACATAGAAATGCTTTGCACGATCTTTTAATTGCATAATACTTTTATAATTTAAATGATCATAGTGATTATGAGAAATGATAATCGCATCAATTTCTTGAAAATCTTCACGTTCTAAAGAAAACGTACCACTATAACGTTTACTATTAAAGACTGGGAATGGGGAAGAAGCATCTCCAAGCATAGGATCTAATAACAGTTTTTTACCTTCTATTTTTAAAAGAGACGCAGAATGACCAAACCATGTAACACTCTCTAAAGATTTATTATCTTTATTTGATAAAACGATAGGTAAATTCTTTATAGGACGCAGCTTTGTTTTCATTTTTAAGTAATCAGTCATTAAACCTATAATATCTTTCGGTTTAAAACTTACATCAGTATCGATTTGATTTATCAGTATCGATTTGATTTATATATTTCTTTTTCATTCGTTCTCCTTTTTACGTTTAACAATATACGTATGTTGTAATTGTAACTATTTGTAGTGTAAACTATATCATTTTATCTTCCATCTTAAATGAAGTACATTTCATAAATTCGTCAA
This genomic interval carries:
- a CDS encoding GNAT family N-acetyltransferase yields the protein MKIVKQWVQEDSDYIREKVIEYNQKHILDEEKKLSEKISFIVKNENEEIVGGITAITFWHHVHVDFLWVSEEYRHEGYGTKLIKLIEEFAIEKECRLINLDTFSFQAPDFYKKHGYRVIGVSEDYPKGHNHYYLEKRLSSI
- a CDS encoding NUDIX hydrolase — encoded protein: MKKVNVTYALLYDKTNEKILMVKNKGENGSYYTLPGGAVKFGETLEEAVIREVKEETGLHICVKGICYISEAFFEERGHHAIFFNFLGEIIGGETNITRPKEIEEITWMELHVAAPHLRIPEHLLNMLKKKETVPYVFNGTIVHQSS
- the dnaN gene encoding DNA polymerase III subunit beta; protein product: MEFIVNHKHFTQALSDVSKAISTKAFIPILSGIKITADQSGITLIASNSNIFIEKFIPSSIEDERITTILKAGTIVVPAKYFIEIIKKMPSDVLIKSQNEQTITIQSEEITLNLNGFPANEFPNVPQIDDHAEIKIETKQLIDAFKQTVFAVAKNESRPVLTGVHIELDHNKLICAATDSHRLAIRETLISTNMKANCIVPSATINELLKLMNSNLEFVSIYLSESHIIFTFGTTTLYSRLIEGKYPNISTLIPNEFQTVINIDRKNILQGVDRSSLLASEWANNNVNLEIINESTIKVSSNASQIGKISETQQIDTIRGEKQLNISFDGRFMVEALKAIKEETITLSFGGSMRPILIEAGEQSAIVHLISPVRTY
- a CDS encoding NUDIX hydrolase, with the translated sequence MYKHTLCFIKRNEEILMLNREYDPVKGLWNGVGGKIEKGETPLENAIREIKEETNIEIKQDQIQFKGIIKWEDSSYSGGMYVYLVELLDKFTYHTPKKVTEGILDWKEISWILSDYNYGVGEMIPKFLVEVLHNELILEHNFVLSNHKLIDYRNKELAKQDSSIDNIIQL
- a CDS encoding MBL fold metallo-hydrolase, which produces MKSILINQIDTDVSFKPKDIIGLMTDYLKMKTKLRPIKNLPIVLSNKDNKSLESVTWFGHSASLLKIEGKKLLLDPMLGDASSPFPVFNSKRYSGTFSLEREDFQEIDAIIISHNHYDHLNYKSIMQLKDRAKHFYVPTGVAQYLIKWGVSPNKISEHNWWDEITFDNIKLVCAPARHFSGRSMTDRDCSLWCSWLILGQETKVFFSGDSGYAPHFKEIGDKYGPFDLTLMECGQYDPRWSAIHMLPEETVQAHIDVKGELLLPIHWGAFTLALHEWSDPIERVTKKANRLGVKVTTPQIGESITLKSKDYPSSAWWRKI